A portion of the Roseovarius sp. SCSIO 43702 genome contains these proteins:
- a CDS encoding HigA family addiction module antitoxin, whose product MTLMTNPSHPGEVLKELYLGPLDLSAIGLAKRLHVPRTRIERLVKGETSLTADTAMRLATFFGTTPEYWMNLQRAWDLARARDTVDVSDITPLTAA is encoded by the coding sequence ATGACACTGATGACAAATCCCTCGCATCCGGGTGAGGTTCTGAAAGAGCTCTACCTCGGGCCGCTCGATCTGAGCGCCATCGGGTTGGCGAAGCGCCTGCACGTGCCGCGCACCCGGATCGAACGGCTGGTAAAGGGCGAGACGTCGCTCACCGCGGATACGGCCATGCGGCTCGCGACCTTCTTCGGCACGACGCCTGAATACTGGATGAACCTGCAGCGGGCCTGGGACCTTGCGCGGGCGCGGGACACCGTCGATGTGTCAGATATCACGCCTCTCACTGCCGCCTGA